The genomic DNA TAAAAATATTACTAGTAAAAAATATGCTGTCCAAATTGTCCAAAACATAGCTTATCCACCTACCACTCTATACATTATATAGACTGGTAAAAAGCACCATAAAACAGCACTTTAAAACTCTTCTAAGAAAAAAATAAGGAGCTGTTGCAAACATAAAAAATTCAAGTGAATTTTTTTATGTTAAAATGCTTTACCTCATCAAAAAAACTCGTAATCATACTATTGGATTGCGAGTTTCTTCTTTTAATAATATTTTTTGCACAAAAAAACTAGAGCATACATCATTTCTTACGCTTCTTCTTTTAATTTATGCAGTATTATCCCATATCTATTCCTATTTATCTTTTGCATATGTATTTTTAAATTATAGCCCATTAATAGAAAATATATTTCTCTTTCTACATTCTCTTTTCCTCTAACTTTTAACCTTCTTAACTTTAAACTCTCCTTTATTATTCCAAATGCTCCCTCTACCTGATTCTTTCTTTTTGAATCCTTTACATATATTAATTCTATACCATCTTTTCTTTTAAGAGTATTATTAAAACTATAATATATTAAATTTTCAGTTCTATTTAAATCATTTTTAAATTTTTTACTCTTACTCTTTTCATACAATACAGGCTTTATATATGACACCATATTATTATTATCAATATATTCATAATTTTCAAAACTCTCATAACCTGAATCTGCTACTATATTATTTAATTTAACATTATTTGATTTTAAATGTTTTAAAAAGGGTATTAGTGTTTTAACATCTGTTGGATTACTAAATACTTTACAACCAACTATTATCTCACTACTTACTCCTATTTGTAAATTATACCCAGGTTTTAATTGACCATTTCTCATAAAGGTTGCATCTTTATCTGTTTTAGAATAACTGTTTCTTTCTCCACATGTTTTTAAATATTTATCATATTCTATACTCTTTTCTATGAACTGTTTTGACTTTTCTAATATTTTTTGTTCTATTGTTTTTTTATGTCCTTTTCCAAAAACTTGTTTAATATTTTTACTTGATAAAAAAGATAATATTCCATTAAGTGATTTAAAATTTTTTGAGTAATAACTGTTTGTATAACTTATTAAATTATTAATTTTATTACTTAATTTAGTATAATTTTTAATTACTGCTTTCTTCCAAACAAAACTATATCTATTAGCATATGTTTCTATTTTAGTTCCATCAATGTAGATAGTATTTGTTGATATACCATTTCTTCTAATTAATTCATTAGTAAACTTAATGAAAATATCTTCTATAATATTACTGCATTTTTTGTTGTATGGTCTGGAGCTTTACAGTCATCAAGAAAATACATATATTTAATATTTTCTTTACAAAGTCTTTCAATTTCTCTAGTAGAAGTAATTTTATTAGAAAAAGCATAGATGATAACAGAGAGAAGCTTAACAGGATGAACTTTAGTTTTGTAGTGAAATACATTATTTAAAGAACTTAAATCTAACGCCTCCAAAATATTTTTAAGTTGCACTACAGGATCATTGTTAGGGATTTCAAAACGTATCAAAATTGGAAAGTTTAGGTTGAATTATTTCAAAATTTAGTTTAAAATGAGATACGTTTTTCATGGGTACATTATACCATAAAAGCCTTGATTTCACTAGGTTTTGTTGGGATTTTGTGCCTTTTTTTGTAAAAAAAAGGAAGCTTAAATTTTTGCTTCATTTTGGGGACTCACTTTGCAACAACTCCCAAATAAATACTAATTTTTATAATGTATAAACCCTTTTACTGCTTTTTGTACAATACTGTACCCACTAGCATTAAAGTCTACCGAAAGGATAAAAAACGGTAATGCATTTTTCGCTAGCCATCTGATATTTCTGACCCCTCAGTTGGACACAGGGATAGGTATGCACGACCCATTAGCTCATTTCTAAAATTAGAAATACAACCGTTTATTATATAATTCAAGACTAAATATATCCAAATTGTCCTTGTTCTTTCATTCACTCTATATAATGTGGCTATCTCCCCTTTTCATTCTCATCTTTAATATTAGGTTTTTTATCTTTTGAATCTATTATTCCATCCATATCAGTGTCATAACTATACGGATTTGTCCCAAGTATAAGCTCTTCTCTGTTTGGTAAACCGTCTCCATCAAAATTTTTATTTAATTCCTGATTTTTTTCATATGCTAATTCTATTTCAATTCTTCTTTCTAATTTTTCAATTAATTCATCCATTTTTTGAATAACTTCTTTTAAGAATATAGAATTTTCATTTTCTCCTGAAATTTCAATCTTGTTATTTTTAGAAATAGCTTCTCTAATTTTAGTTAATCTTTCAACTGCAACATTTAATATTAGCAACTCTTTTTCTAAACTAAATTCTTCTTTATTTTTATTAAAAATTGTTGAAAATATTTCTCCTTTCTCTTCTAAATCTGCATTTTCAAAACTTCTATTCATTAAATAACATCTCCTTTCTCTTATTTTTAAATATTGTTGTTTTTAATTTCAGTTTCTCTTTTTCATCCTCATTTAAATCATAAAAACCTAAAATAATCCCCAAAAGTAAATCTGTGTTTTCCTCTTGTATTGCAGCAAACTCAAATAAAGTTCCTAATGTTATTAAATGATGTGTTCTTTACTTTCTACTTATTGCAACAAATTTACTTCCTTTTAGTTTTTTATATTCTAGTAATAATTTCTCTAATTTCTTCATAAGTTATAAATTTCTTTCTACTTTTTATATATTTTTTATTTCTACAAAAAAATATTTTACTTATTATTTAATCTGAAAATTTAAAAAAAGTATTGCTTATTTTTAAAAATAAGTATATAATAAAAGCACAAGAATATCTTGTTAAACATAAAAAAATTTGAATGACATAAATGACATATTAAAAGAGAGATTGCAGTCTCTCCTTTTTTTATTTTGTGGTATAATACAAGAGTCCATTCCTGAAAGGGGGGTGTAATTATGTCATTCAAATGGATAATTATCATAATTTTAATTCTGCTTTTATTAGCATTTCCAATAATTTCATATTAAAATTATAAGCAAAAAAGGGCAGCTGCAACTGTCCTTTTTTGTTAGTTATAAAAATATTATTATACATGATTTAAAATTTCTTGTTTGTTTTAAATGCAATTCTAACAAATTGGTAACAGCATACAACCAAAAATATTTAATATCTACAACAAATTTATAATATTAAAATATGATAATATTTTTTAAAATTACCTAATAAACTGCATTATTTTACAAAATTTAATGAAAAGCTGTACTTTATAAGGATTTTGTAATATACCAAATAAATTTTCAAGTCTTAAAGAAATTAGAAAATAAAAAATAATAAAATCAAACAAAATGATAAAAGTCCAGTATTTCTGGACTTTTTCTATATTATCAGTATTTTTAATAAAAAAATAACTAAAATACTTCTATTAGCAATTTAAAATTTAACAAAAAATCAAATAAAAGATTTATCTTATTGTTCCATATTGATCTGATTTTTTGCATGCTGCCATTATAATTTGAATTAAAACAATTAATCCTTCTATACTAAAAATTAAAAATCCTATTCCAATTACTGATAATAAAGAACCTAATATTGTAAAAATAATAAACAATATCCCTTGTAATGGTTTTCCAGCTATAAAGCTATGAATTCCAAATAAACCTAAAAAAATCCAGCTAAAATATAACCTAATTTGCTGTATCTTTTTTCTTCCATACTAAATCTCTCCTTTTTTGTTAAATAATATAACCCCCCCCCCCAGAAAAAGTCAAGTGAAAAGGGTTATATCATTCATTAATTTCTATAAAAAAATATAATTATCGTAGGTATAATACCATATTCTTCATCAAAATTTATTTGTTTAAATTCATCTAAAACAAATTCACCATATCTAAAATTCTATTTTCAGATTTTTTACTTCTTTTTTATTTTATCTTAAATCTTTACTCAGCTCTCTTTTTTCAATTGACTCTTCATATATTATTATAATCTTCAAATTCTTCTAATCTGATCATAGCTATGAAGAATGCTCCTACAAGTGTTATTATAATTGTTATAATTTCATTAATTATAGGAAATGTTACTAACGGTACTGGTGTTAATAAAATATTTTTAAAAACTGAATATTTTTCTAAATTCATTCCATACCCAAAAAATGATAAATTTGACATCGCTAGTCCAAGTGTACATCTAACTAAAACTAATGATACTAAATAATTAAATAATGTAGAAAGTAACATAATTTTATTATGCAACAATTTTAAACATTTATAATATATTACTAGAATACTTATATTTAAAGTTAATAATATTAAATAAAAACCAATATTTGATAAATATTGAATAGGTAAAATTTTATAAATAGTTCTATAAGATAGTATAAATA from Caviibacter abscessus includes the following:
- a CDS encoding thrombospondin type 3 repeat-containing protein, producing MNRSFENADLEEKGEIFSTIFNKNKEEFSLEKELLILNVAVERLTKIREAISKNNKIEISGENENSIFLKEVIQKMDELIEKLERRIEIELAYEKNQELNKNFDGDGLPNREELILGTNPYSYDTDMDGIIDSKDKKPNIKDENEKGR
- a CDS encoding NINE protein gives rise to the protein MQQIRLYFSWIFLGLFGIHSFIAGKPLQGILFIIFTILGSLLSVIGIGFLIFSIEGLIVLIQIIMAACKKSDQYGTIR